Proteins encoded within one genomic window of Bacteroidetes bacterium SB0662_bin_6:
- a CDS encoding phosphoribosylaminoimidazolesuccinocarboxamide synthase, whose translation MTSESTLHRSLEEAIRQQLDRTIGETHFTEAGELYRGKVRDVYRASPVSGDALCLITTDRISAFDHILRQQIPFKGQVLNQTAAFFFERTQDIAPNHLVAVPDPNVTMAVPCTPVPVEFVVRGHLAGHAWREYRAGRRSVSGAALPDGLQESSRLPRPVLTPATKAETGHDEDISREEIIARGLLTPDEFDELEAVALALFARGTDMSAARGLLLVDTKYEFGRAPNGAFLLIDEVHTPDSSRYYYADGYEERLRAGAPQKQLSKEFVREWLMEQDFQGKPGQELPDLPDDFRVQVAARYVELYEAVTGLVFEPDTHPDPVGRIRQAVTSYLAN comes from the coding sequence ATGACATCAGAAAGCACCTTGCACAGGTCGCTCGAGGAGGCGATCCGGCAACAACTCGATCGTACGATCGGTGAGACGCATTTCACGGAGGCGGGCGAGCTGTACCGGGGCAAAGTCCGTGATGTCTACCGGGCTTCCCCTGTTTCCGGCGATGCGCTCTGCCTGATCACGACCGACCGCATTTCGGCGTTCGATCATATTCTGCGGCAGCAGATTCCCTTCAAGGGGCAGGTATTGAATCAAACGGCCGCTTTTTTCTTCGAACGGACACAGGATATCGCGCCCAATCACCTTGTAGCGGTTCCGGACCCGAATGTCACGATGGCGGTGCCTTGTACGCCTGTTCCCGTCGAGTTTGTGGTCCGTGGGCATCTTGCCGGGCATGCCTGGCGGGAATACCGCGCCGGGAGGCGCAGCGTTTCGGGTGCGGCGCTGCCGGACGGCCTGCAGGAAAGCAGTCGTCTTCCCCGGCCCGTGCTCACGCCCGCCACCAAAGCGGAAACGGGGCACGACGAAGATATCTCCCGTGAGGAAATTATAGCACGCGGCCTGCTGACGCCCGACGAATTCGACGAACTGGAGGCTGTTGCGCTTGCCTTGTTTGCCCGCGGCACGGACATGTCCGCAGCGAGAGGCTTGCTGCTCGTGGATACCAAATACGAATTCGGCCGCGCCCCGAACGGCGCTTTCCTGCTTATAGACGAGGTGCATACCCCCGATTCATCCCGGTACTACTATGCGGATGGATATGAGGAACGGCTTCGAGCAGGCGCGCCTCAAAAGCAGCTTTCCAAGGAATTCGTCCGGGAATGGCTGATGGAGCAGGATTTCCAGGGAAAACCGGGGCAGGAACTGCCCGACCTGCCGGACGATTTCCGCGTACAGGTGGCGGCCCGTTACGTTGAGTTGTATGAGGCGGTGACCGGGCTGGTTTTCGAGCCGGACACTCATCCCGATCCGGTCGGACGCATACGCCAGGCAGTCACATCGTATCTGGCGAACTGA
- a CDS encoding LacI family transcriptional regulator, with protein sequence MQKKSRITIYDVAERAGVSISTVSRVMNSSNLVTEPTRVRVLKAIEALRFRPDRTAKSLARKAARSFAVAIPTFTMPFHNELLKGVRFRLRQLDIDLLLCDLGTKSPNATLMNFLDRGSVQGLLLVGVALDEHIVEELETLHSPVVLVGTQHPAFDSFSWDDRAGAAAAIEHLIGLGHTRIAMIVSHTSGSMQQERLEGAQEAMGKAGGSFSREDIFCGSTEKHAGFSEEAGYEAMQRILSERPDVTAVFALSDVQAIGAWKAIRDAGREIPGDIALVGYDDIKTSQYMGLSSVDQRMHEVGEQATELILQRMTGEEKASPVHRLIVPALVARRSSRPG encoded by the coding sequence ATGCAGAAAAAATCACGAATCACCATCTATGATGTGGCGGAGAGGGCGGGCGTTTCGATATCCACCGTATCGCGCGTGATGAACAGCTCCAACCTGGTGACCGAGCCGACCCGGGTGCGTGTGCTGAAGGCCATCGAAGCCTTGCGATTCCGTCCGGATCGTACGGCTAAATCGCTGGCCCGCAAGGCGGCAAGGTCTTTTGCCGTGGCTATTCCCACCTTCACGATGCCCTTTCACAACGAATTGCTCAAAGGCGTCCGGTTCCGTCTCCGCCAACTGGATATTGACCTGCTGCTTTGTGATCTGGGCACGAAATCGCCGAACGCCACGCTGATGAACTTTCTGGATCGGGGCTCCGTGCAAGGTCTCCTTCTTGTCGGCGTGGCCCTCGACGAGCATATTGTGGAAGAGCTGGAGACCTTACATTCTCCGGTGGTTCTTGTGGGCACGCAACATCCTGCCTTCGATTCGTTTTCCTGGGACGACCGGGCGGGTGCGGCCGCGGCCATCGAACACCTGATCGGCCTCGGGCACACCCGGATCGCCATGATCGTATCGCACACGAGCGGTTCCATGCAGCAGGAGCGCCTTGAGGGGGCCCAGGAAGCCATGGGCAAAGCCGGCGGGTCTTTCTCGCGGGAAGATATTTTCTGCGGGAGCACCGAGAAGCACGCAGGTTTCAGTGAGGAAGCGGGCTATGAGGCCATGCAACGGATTCTTTCGGAACGTCCGGATGTCACGGCGGTCTTTGCGCTGAGTGATGTGCAGGCCATTGGAGCCTGGAAGGCCATACGCGACGCCGGACGGGAAATACCCGGAGATATTGCGCTGGTAGGCTACGACGATATCAAGACCAGCCAGTACATGGGTCTTTCCAGTGTGGACCAGCGTATGCATGAAGTGGGCGAACAGGCCACTGAGTTAATCCTGCAGCGCATGACCGGAGAAGAGAAGGCTTCGCCGGTACATCGCCTGATCGTACCCGCATTGGTGGCGCGCAGGTCTTCCCGGCCCGGATAA